The following are from one region of the Canis lupus baileyi chromosome 25, mCanLup2.hap1, whole genome shotgun sequence genome:
- the AMIGO2 gene encoding amphoterin-induced protein 2, with the protein MSLRLHTRPTPPGVVTPGCRELLCLLVITATVSRGASGVCPTACICATDIVSCTNRNLSKVPGNLFRLIKRLDLSYNRIGLLDSEWIPVSLAKLNTLIIRHNNITSISAGSFSTTPNLKCLDLSSNKLKTVKSAVFQELKVLEVLLLYNNHISYLDPSAFGGLSQLQKLYLSGNFLTQFPMDLYVGRFKLAELMFLDVSYNRILSLPMHHINLVPGKQMRGIYLHGNPFVCDCSLSSLLIFWYRRHFSPVMDFKNDYTCRLWSDPRHSHQVPLLQDGFLNCSDSVINGSFRALGFIHEAQVGERLIVPCDSKTGDGNTDFVWVGPDNRLLEPEKELENFHVFRNGSLVIENPRFEDAGVYSCIAMNRQRLLNETVDVTINVSNFTVNRSHAHEAFNTAFTTLAACVASIVLVLLYLYLTPCPCKCKTKRQKNILHQSDAHSSILNPGPASDAPADDRKAGAGKRVVFLEPLKDTAAGQNGKVRLFPSEPVIAEGILKSTRVKSDSDSVNSVFSDTPFVATT; encoded by the coding sequence ATGTCTTTGCGTCTACACACGCGGCCCACCCCGCCTGGAGTTGtcaccccgggctgcagggagCTGCTGTGTTTGTTGGTGATCACGGCGACCGTGAGCCGCGGCGCCTCCGGGGTGTGCCCCACCGCTTGCATCTGTGCCACGGACATCGTGAGCTGCACCAACAGAAACCTGTCCAAGGTACCCGGGAACCTTTTCAGACTGATCAAGAGACTGGATCTGAGCTACAACCGGATCGGGCTTCTGGATTCGGAGTGGATCCCGGTGTCGTTGGCCAAGCTGAACACCCTCATTATTCGTCATAACAACATCACCAGCATTTCCGCGGGCAGTTTTTCCACGACTCCAAATTTGAAGTGTCTTGACTTATCCTCCAATAAGCTGAAGACGGTGAAAAGCGCCGTGTTCCAAGAGCTGAAGGTCCTGGAAGTGCTCCTGCTGTACAACAACCACATTTCCTATCTGGATCCCTCAGCGTTTGGAGGACTCTCCCAGTTGCAAAAACTCTACTTAAGTGGAAACTTTCTTACGCAGTTTCCCATGGATTTGTATGTTGGGAGGTTCAAGCTGGCAGAACTGATGTTTCTAGATGTTTCCTATAACCGGATCCTCTCCCTGCCCATGCACCACATTAATCTAGTGCCGGGGAAACAGATGAGGGGCATCTACCTTCATGGAAACCCGTTTGTCTGTGACTGTTCCCTTTCTTCATTGCTGATCTTTTGGTACCGAAGGCACTTTAGCCCGGTGATGGATTTTAAGAACGATTATACCTGTCGCCTGTGGTCCGACCCCAGGCACTCCCATCAGGTGCCTCTGCTCCAGGATGGCTTTCTGAATTGCTCGGACAGTGTCATCAATGGCTCCTTCCGGGCCCTCGGCTTTATTCATGAGGCTCAAGTCGGGGAAAGGCTGATTGTCCCCTGTGACAGCAAGACTGGTGATGGAAATACCGATTTCGTCTGGGTGGGTCCAGACAACCGACTGCTGGAACCCGAGAAAGAGCTGGAGAACTTCCACGTGTTTCGCAACGGAAGCCTGGTTATAGAAAACCCTCGTTTTGAGGACGCCGGAGTGTATTCCTGCATCGCGATGAACAGGCAGCGCCTGCTAAACGAGACCGTGGATGTCACAATCAACGTGAGCAATTTCACCGTGAACAGGTCCCACGCCCACGAGGCCTTTAACACAGCCTTTACCACCCTTGCGGCCTGCGTGGCCAGCATCGTCTTGGTCCTTTTGTACCTCTATCTGACGCCGTGTCCCTGCAAGTGTaaaaccaagagacagaaaaacatTCTCCACCAAAGCGACGCCCATTCATCTATTCTCAACCCCGGCCCGGCCAGCGATGCCCCCGCTGACGACCGGAAGGCAGGGGCCGGTAAAAGGGTGGTGTTTTTGGAACCCCTGAAGGATACCGCAGCGGGGCAGAATGGGAAAGTCAGGCTCTTTCCCAGTGAGCCGGTCATAGCTGAGGGCATCCTCAAGTCCACCCGGGTGAAATCCGACTCCGATTCGGTCAATTCCGTCTTCTCGGACACACCCTTCGTGGCCACCACTTAA